Proteins found in one Neurospora crassa OR74A linkage group II, whole genome shotgun sequence genomic segment:
- the hsf-2 gene encoding HSF-type DNA-binding domain-containing protein: MATATESAPRNHLADKPENSMGGRNLSIITPTIQMSAPPGDPMDITSSNSNSSSNSNSSSINNNNATMAAPSNSDSLPPPKSPVEDTLNAQAAPNGRPQLSSANDQLSPDNIIMPAPAAAAPAVHQPKIVQTAFIHKLYNMLEDKSIQHLISWSPTSESFVMQPSQEFSKVLAQYFKHTNISSFVRQLNMYGFHKVSDVFHHGAPDATIWEFKHGNGNFKRGDLVSLREIKRRASRHSLVHREYSNNQKAPPSQPGTPAEPMPPMQEVQGGDPRLNNIEHTLYDLSTRLQRHEENAQFMHIKHQAILDTVSRLLQFNHDLSRAVLALAPSPDNPIHHDVSSLQGQVQRQMEEFRSLDEPHGSVFASTRPYFSNVENAPVSPRQMPQDDPRRSGSTLTVPGQPPRLPTYNNYRPAVPSNLSISTPGRRPFGSTSGNSTGTSPSSLRPHPPPPPSHPLSSVDLHPGLPRRHTSADIRAAGWQGNPPPPNPPPTFSGPPSSQWPSSPNRPGLSEDQRIRDSFSQYSLQSASHPRSRPASPPPPPTFSTNGGGDTFGNWSWNSAGRDNKNLSVRDHSAPPTRRGSMAHILNPTDTAERDDEDEDPRGDEDRKRKRLI; this comes from the exons ATGGCTACCGCAACTGAAAGCGCACCGAGAAACCACCTGGCCGACAAGCCAGAGAACTCAATGGGTGGAAGAAACCTATCGATCATCACACCAACCATCCAAATGTCGGCTCCCCCGGGCGACCCAATGGATATCACCTCCAGCAatagcaacagcagcagcaacagtaACAGCAGtagcatcaacaacaacaacgctACCATGGCAGCTCCAAGTAATTCGGATTCCCTACCGCCGCCCAAGAGCCCGGTCGAGGATACATTAAACGCCCAGGCAGCCCCCAATGGCCGACCGCAACTGTCATCCGCAAACGATCAATTGTCTCCCGATAACATCATCATGCCAGCACCGGCTGCCGCTGCCCCCGCGGTTCACCAGCCCAAGATTGTTCAGACGGCCTTCATCCATAAGCTATATAACATGTTGGAGGATAAGTCGATACAGCATCTGATATCGTGGTCACCCACCTCTGAGAGCTTCGTCATGCAGCCGTCGCAAGAGTTCTCCAAGGTCTTGGC TCAATACTTTAAACATACCAACATTTCCTCTTTCGTTCGCCAGCTCAACATGTACGGATTTCACAAAG TGAGCGATGTCTTCCACCATGGAGCTCCAGACGCTACCATTTGGGAGTTCAAGCATGGCAACGGCAACTTTAAACGCGGAGACCTGGTTAGCTTGCGGGAGATTAAGCGTCGAGCTTCTCGGCATTCTCTGGTACATAGAGAGTACAGCAACAACCAGAAGGCTCCGCCATCACAACCAGGTACCCCGGCCGAGCCTATGCCTCCCATGCAGGAAGTTCAAGGAGGAGATCCTCGGCTGAACAATATCGAGCATACTCTATATGATCTCAGCACTCGACTTCAGCGGCATGAAGAGAACGCCCAGTTCATGCATATCAAGCATCAGGCCATTCTGGACACGGTATCGCGTTTGCTTCAGTTCAACCATGACCTTTCCCGGGCCGTTCTTGCTCTTGCCCCTTCTCCTGACAACCCGATACACCACGACG TATCGTCTTTGCAAGGGCAGGTTCAGCGCCAGATGGAGGAGTTCCGCTCGCTAGATGAACCTCACGGGTCGGTCTTCGCTAGTACCCGTCCTTACTTTTCCAATGTGGAGAATGCCCCCGTATCACCGCGGCAGATGCCCCAAGACGACCCGCGAAGATCTGGCTCTACTTTGACGGTTCCCGGTCAACCACCTCGGCTTCCAACCTACAACAATTATCGTCCTGCCGTCCCTTCTAATCTGTCAATAAGTACTCCGGGTCGTAGGCCGTTTGGCTCTACTAGCGGCAACTCGACAGGGACATCGCCATCTTCCCTCCGCCCGCAcccgccgcctccacctTCGCATCCGCTGTCGAGCGTTGACCTGCACCCGGGCTTGCCTAGGAGACATACCTCTGCTGACATCCGTGCTGCCGGCTGGCAAGgcaatcctcctcctcctaacCCTCCTCCAACCTTCTCTGGCCCACCATCCTCGCAATGGCCTTCGTCGCCAAATCGTCCTGGGTTGTCCGAAGACCAACGTATTCGCGATTCGTTTTCACAATACTCTCTACAGTCTGCTTCGCATCCTCGTTCCAGGCCagcgtcgccgccgccccctccGACCTTCTCTACTAACGGTGGAGGGGACACTTTTGGGAATTGGTCTTGGAACTCGGCTGGCCGTGATAACAAGAATCTTTCGGTGAGGGATCACTCGGCACCGCCCACGAGGAGAGGAAGCATGGCCCATATCCTGAACCCAACCGATACTGCGGAAagagacgacgaggacgaggatccCCGAGGCGATGAAGACCGCAAACGAAAACGTCTTATTTGA
- the ypt-1 gene encoding small GTP-binding protein, whose amino-acid sequence MNPEYDYLFKLLLIGDSGVGKSCLLLRFADDTYTESYISTIGVDFKIRTIELDGKTVKLQIWDTAGQERFRTITSSYYRGAHGICVVYDVTDMDSFNNVKQWLQEIDRYATEGVNKLLVGNKSDMTDKKVVEYTVAKEFADSLGIPFLETSAKNASNVEQAFLTMARQIKERMGSSIATNNTKASVNVSPGHGVSNNSSGGCC is encoded by the exons ATGAACCCTGA ATACGACTACCTCTTcaagctcctcctcatcggtgACTCCGGTGTCGGAAAGTCTTGCTTGCTCCTTCGTTTTGCCGACGATACCTACACCGAGTCCTATATCTCCACCATCGGTGTCGACTTT AAAATTCGCACTATCGAGCTTGATGGCAAGACCGTGAAGCTCCAGATC TGGGATACCGCTGGCCAAGAACGTTTCCGTACCATCACCTCTTCCTACTACCGTGGCGCCCACGGCATCTGCGTTGTCTACGATGTCACGGATATGGACTCTTTCAACAACGTGAAGCAATGGCTTCAGGAGATTGACCGTTACGCCACCGAGGGCGTCAACAAGCTCCTCGTCGGCAACAAGAGCGATATGACCGACAAGAAGGTTGTTGAGTACACAGTCGCCAAG GAGTTCGCCGACAGCCTGGGCATTCCCTTCCTCGAGACCTCCGCCAAGAACGCTAGCAACGTCGAGCAGGCTTTCCTTACCATGGCCCGCCAGATCAAGGAGCGCATGGGCAGCTCCATCGCCACCAACAACACGAAAGCCAGCGTCAACGTCTCCCCCGGCCACGGCGTCTCCAACAACTCTTCCGGCGGCTGCTGCTAA
- a CDS encoding alpha-1,3-glucanase codes for MWLFTLLAVLLACAQVQAKAVFAHFMVENAKSWSVDQWKVDMRLAQAAHIDGFALNIRADDTTSGVSLSRAFDAADQLGFKVILSFDYAGGGPWGANLVSSMILLYSGYDSYYIDKQGRPVVSTFEGPAQAGTWQYIIKKTNAAFIPDWSSLGAKAALAAAPCVPEGLFSWAPWPWGNTDGNTYVDASYIEFMETAEKNCAMDMQYMMPASPWFYTNLPGYKKNWLWRGDDLWFDRWEQIRFMNPDYVEIISWNDFGESHHIGPLYVEGDSYEAFTVGKAPFNYALDMPHDGWRELLPFTIDLYKTGVATIEQEKLVAWYRVTSKNAACNDGWTTGNTASQLQLEFTPQDVVQDKIFYSALLASSQPVTVTVGGVNVGATWTKTPSGGAGIYHGSVDFGSNTGAVVVTVGSMTVNKRPIAANCDDTNGYTNWNAFVASTTGAAVSATVNSTQWVCVEGTAAAGFDELCAFTCKYGYCPVGACLCTKMGPGNKLPGPETPGFGTVGFPAKGRTASYGGLCSFACNYGYGCPNAYCDTVEHELVIPSVSPFTPDACTSGVGEGGLGGLCSFSCNFGFCPIHSCTCTSTGALHVPPGASDTITGKADPSVDERTYGPLCEFACSRGYCPEGACVQSDVDDGNPYKNVNPAYIGPQVYETPTAACESPCVLVLPPSKLPATTTFRLPPYPTSFQVGSTTTTVTLYPADIVTDQVSFSNINITGAVTDGAVFPMCTSLKPDAIPVTLSYVSNAKTTVTVRQVELPPWPQITQGPPDQWTSTCGGWVTGTITNTHNDTDGPIGWIPPPTTTITTPRPTYTGIFPPAIVEPIVDPIDAQCHNNRCVPEADDDNEHSNHVVIKVKCDELWFFVFCIHTEHIQVFGWKFTFPKAVIGPGPPPGLRELPENWKFIDLPDFPPWPKITIGPDLSYPDKPTDCDDNKREVPVEMYTVSYGLSVSNGATVTTTTKTITETAYETGCPIPEYTTTAACGHGHGKSKRQTAPSEISLPVATAAPATAGHSPALVARNDDNDDCDMDEKWSAAIYFHDTASEADILSVEVHIQLYGYEYHHFKHDHLGTIFIYVEDAPFYFLVEIGDMDGVDPWSIEKWKKGGIELHTRSWGAGSGPIFNATNLRKRTFDNPSYDRMVSWHRSMVSSYPGQEWNLDGEAFHEGNYMVYYHDGILGSGQYIYNFDEGVNPDQDLNPNNIEKFHYEYSINNGRDMHNYIHGTGVAYYAVGQTLGIAPGATFLVMEDPPTMTTNKTGHLEINLIRLLGMINDIESKGRQGKCVINISMVWVVPEDATDRWLSLFRMMIRYMETNLQCVVVIASGNVEDIQSYANAAVPARWSLDGSLPDTLVVGFASNHGYRALGSLPWNIDGRLDDSSMVFAPGLMLWNNTGIFPGGSSFAAPMVAALVAYLRALPSPFAEDLKKTVFAVKMVKYLTRKVNVYDRLDDYFPDLEEMGNHRRIIWNGNVGVENCLVGYRSGFKSDEAKAVCEVVNEGLPEPGNTDNWTPDTRYIDNNFPLRSGSSNGGAVTWHSGSVSPTCTANCGTLCTGYYCVPQPTGSPPDFFDPVNEVVTKTTSTTAQATTTKATTTMVTTTKATPTATVQPLTRGPIHCHNEADYGKHEDVNPKTQDHYSQVFMDAKWDTVGPSDEPRVFRYIQDAGFEYIYRAEWVEGCFTTVSKQDFHYPLGQSSSDVTAYTLVRQNYLSCNNGGAGGWTQAGCVKYTFEPSVFSTVP; via the exons ATGTGGCTCTTTACCCTTCTTGCCGTCCTGTTGGCTTGTGCCCAGGTACAGGCCAAGGCAGTATTTGCTCATTTCATG GTGGAAAATGCCAAATCCTGGAGCGTGGACCAATGGAAGGTCGATATGAGGCTGGCTCAAGCTGCCCACATCGACGGGTTTGCTCTGAACATTCGAGCTGATGATACCACTTCCGGCGTATCCCTATCCAGGGCCTTTGACGCGGCCGACCAGTTGGGGTTCAAGGTGATTCTCTCGTTCGATTACGCGGGCGGAGGCCCCTGGGGCGCCAACCTCGTAAGTTCCATGATCTTGCTCTATTCCGGCTACGACTCGTATTATATCGACAAACAAGGACGGCCTGTCGTGTCTACCTTTGAAGGGCCGGCTCAAGCTGGGACCTGGCAGTACATCATCAAGAAGACCAACGCTGCCTTCATCCCCGACTGGTCGTCACTCGGGGCTAAGGCGGCGCTCGCAGCTGCCCCTTGTGTCCCGGAAGGTCTCTTCAGCTGGGCGCCGTGGCCATGGGGTAACACGGACGGCAACACGTACGTGGATGCTTCGTACATTGAGTTCATGGAGACGGCCGAGAAGAACTGCGCCATGGACATGCAATATA TGATGCCAGCAAGCCCTTGGTTTTACACCAATCTCCCGGGCTACAAGAAGAATTGGTTGTGGAGGGGCGACGACCTGTGGTTCGACCGCTGGGAGCAGATCCGGTTCATGAACCCCGACTACGTCGAGATCATCTCTTGGAACGACTTTGGCGAGTCCCACCACATCGGTCCCTTGTACGTCGAAGGTGACAGCTACGAGGCATTTACAGTCGGGAAAGCGCCCTTCAACTACGCCTTGGACATGCCCCACGACGGCTGGCGCGAGCTGCTGCCCTTCACCATTGACCTCTACAAAACCGGCGTGGCCACGATCGAACAGGAGAAGCTCGTGGCCTGGTACCGCGTAACCTCCAAGAACGCGGCGTGCAACGACGGATGGACCACGGGCAACACGGCGAGCCAGCTGCAGCTGGAGTTTACGCCCCAGGACGTGGTACAGGACAAGATCTTTTACTCGGCCCTCCTCGCCAGCAGCCAGCCCGTCACGGTTACCGTCGGCGGCGTCAACGTCGGCGCTACGTGGACGAAGACGCCCagcggcggcgccggcatCTACCACGGCAGCGTCGACTTTGGGAGCAATACAGGCGCTGTCGTCGTCACGGTCGGGTCCATGACGGTCAACAAGCGGCCCATTGCGGCGAACTGCGACGACACGAACGGATACACGAACTGGAACGCCTTTGTAGCGAGCACCACGGGAGCGGCGGTGAGTGCCACGGTCAACTCGACGCAGTGGGTGTGTGTCGAGGGCACTGCGGCCGCCGGCTTCGACGAGCTCTGCGCCTTCACCTGCAAATACGGATACTGCCCTGTCGGCGCCTGCCTCTGCACCAAGATGGGGCCCGGCAACAAGCTCCCCGGGCCCGAAACCCCTGGGTTCGGCACCGTGGGATTCCCGGCCAAGGGCAGAACAGCCAGCTACGGCGGTCTGTGCAGCTTCGCCTGCAACTACGGCTACGGCTGCCCCAACGCCTACTGCGACACGGTCGAGCACGAGCTTGTCATCCCCAGCGTGTCGCCCTTCACCCCGGACGCATGTACCTCGGGCGTCGGCGAGGGCGGCCTCGGCGGCCTCTGTAGCTTCTCGTGCAACTTTGGCTTCTGCCCTATCCACTCGTGTACTTGCACGTCGACGGGGGCCCTGCACGTCCCCCCTGGCGCGAGCGACACCATCACCGGCAAGGCGGACCCAAGCGTCGACGAGCGCACCTACGGGCCCCTCTGCGAGTTCGCCTGCAGCCGCGGCTACTGCCCCGAGGGCGCTTGCGTCCAGTCCGACGTCGACGACGGGAACCCTTACAAGAACGTCAATCCCGCATACATTGGCCCCCAGGTCTACGAGACCCCGACGGCGGCCTGCGAGAGCCCTTGTGTGCTCGTCCTGCCCCCGAGCAAGCTGCCGGCCACCACGACGTTCCGCCTCCCGCCGTATCCCACCTCGTTCCAGGTCGGGTCGACGACCACGACGGTCACGCTCTACCCCGCCGACATCGTGACCGACCAggtctccttctccaacatcaacatcactgGCGCTGTGACGGACGGAGCTGTCTTCCCCATGTGTACGAGCTTGAAGCCCGACGCCATCCCCGTCACTCTCAGCTACGTCTCCAACGCCAAGACGACGGTTACCGTGCGCCAGGTTGAGCTGCCGCCGTGGCCCCAAATCACCCAAGGGCCGCCTGACCAGTGGACGTCGACGTGCGGCGGCTGGGTAACgggcaccatcaccaacacccacAACGACACCGACGGCCCCATCGGTTGGATCCCGCCGCCCACCACAACTATAACGACTCCACGACCGACCTATACTGGCATCTTCCCGCCTGCCATTGTCGAGCCTATCGTCGACCCCATAGACGCACAATGCCACAATAACCGCTGCGTGCCCGAAGcagacgacgacaacgagcaCAGCAACCATGTGGTCATCAAAGTCAAATGTGACGAACTGTGGTTCTTCGTCTTCTGCATCCACACCGAGCATATCCAGGTCTTTGGTTGGAAGTTCACGTTCCCCAAAGCTGTCATTGGACC GGGTCCGCCGCCGGGACTTAGAGAACTCCCAGAGAATTGGAAATTCATCGACCTCCCCGATTTCCCTCCCTGGCCCAAGATCAC TATTGGACCGGACCTTAGCTACCCGGACAAGCCTACCGACTGCGATGACAACAAACGGGAGGTTCCTGTAGAGATGTACACGGTATCATACGGCCTCTCCGTATCCAACGGCGCCACAGTTACAACGACAACCAAGACTATTACCGAGACGGCCTACGAGACCGGCTGCCCCATCCCAGAATACACAACTACGGCCGCCTGCGGACACGGACACGGCAAATCCAAGCGACAGACGGCCCCTTCCGAAATATCTCTTCCGGTTGCGACTGCGGCACCGGCCACCGCCGGCCACTCCCCGGCTCTTGTCGCCCGTAACGATGACAATGACGATTGCGACATGGACGAGAAGTGGAGCGCGGCGATTTACTTCCATGACACAGCTAGCGAAGCCGACATCTTGTCTGTTGAAGTCCATATCCAGCTGTACGGCTATGAATACCATCATTTCAAGCACGACCATCTCGGAACCATCTTTATTTATGTCGAGGATGCTCCATTTTACTTCTTGGTCGAGATCGGCGATATGGATGGG GTCGACCCATGGTCTATagaaaagtggaagaagggtgGTATAGAACTACACACTAGAAGCTGGGGAGCTGGATCAGGGCCGATTTTCAATGCGACCAATCTGCGCAAGAGAACCTTTGACAACCCGTCCTATGACCGTATGGTCAGCTGGCACCGCTCGATGGTCTCGAGCTACCCGGGTCAGGAATGGAACCTCGACGGCGAAGCTTTTCACGAAGGCAATTACATGGTATATTACCATGATGGCATCCTGGGCAGCGGGCAGTACATCTACAACTTTGATGAAGGCGTCAATCCG GATCAAGATCTTAACCCCAACAACATTGAGAAATTTCATTACGAATACAGTATAAACAACGGGCGTGACATGCATAATTACATACATGGCACAGGGGTTGCTTATTATGCTGTCGGTCAGACTCTTGGGATTGCTCCTGGGGCAACCTTTCTTGTTATGGAAGATCCGCCAACTATGACCACGAATAAGACGGGCCACCTTGAGATCAACCTGATCCGCTTACTGGGCATGATCAATGACATTGAGAGCAAAGGAAGACAAGGGAAGTGCGTCATAAACATATCAATGGTCTGGGTTGTTCCGGAGGATGCGACCGACAGGTGGCTGTCTCTATTCA GAATGATGATTCGCTACATGGAAACCAACCTCCAGTGCGTTGTGGTTATCGCTTCCGGAAACGTGGAGGACATTCAGAGTTACGCAAACGCAGCAGTCCCGGCACGGTGGTCTCTCGACGGCAGTCTCCCCGACACGTTAGTGGTCGGATTTGCCTCCAATCATGGCTATCGTGCCCTGGGTAGCCTCCCGTGGAACATCGATGGACGGCTTGACGACTCATCAATGGTCTTCGCCCCCGGTTTGATGTTGTGGAACAACACAGGAATTTTTCCTGGTGGAAGTTCTTTTG CTGCCCCTATGGTAGCAGCCCTGGTCGCATATCTCCGCGCACTTCCCTCGCCTTTCGCCGAGGATTTGAAAAAGACGGTGTTCGCAGTCAAGATGGTAAAATATTTGACTCGCAAAGTTAATGTGTATGATCGGCTCGACGATTATTTCCCGGACCTTGAAGAGATGGGAAATCATCGCAGAATCATCTGGAACGGCAACGTCGGGGTCGAGAACTGCCTCGTTGGCTACCGTTCTGGGTTCAAGTCTGACGAAGCTAAGGCCGTTTGCGAGGTGGTAAACGAGGGCTTACCCGAGCCAGGTAACACGGACAATTGGACCCCTGATACCAGATACATCGACAACAACTTTCCACTCAGATCAGGCTCTAGCAACGGCGGCGCTGTAACCTG GCACTCGGGCTCGGTATCACCAACCTGTACCGCCAACTGTGGCACACTGTGCACCGGCTATTATTGCGTACCCCAACCTACTGGTAGCCCGCCAGACTTCTTTGACCCCGTCAATGAGGTCGTGACCAAAACAACCTCTACGACGGCCCAGGCCACAACAACCAAGGCCACAACGACCATGGTCACCACAACCAAGGCTACGCCGACAGCCACCGTGCAGCCCCTTACGCGAGGTCCTATTCACTGTCACAACGAAGCCGACTACGGGAAACACGAAGACGTCAATCCCAAAACGCAGGACCATTATTCGCAGGTGTTTATGGACGCTAAGTGGGACACGGTCGGACCGAGCGATGAGCCACGTGTGTTCCGTTATATCCAAGACGCGGGCTTTGAGTACATCTATCGCGCCGAATGGGTTGAGGGGTGCTTTACGACGGTCTCGAAGCAGGACTTTCATTACCCACTGGGCCAGTCGAGTTCCGACGTCACAGCTTATACGCTCGTGAGACAGAATTATCTCTCTT GCAATAACGGCGGTGCCGGTGGCTGGACACAGGCTGGCTGTGTGAAGTATACCTTTGAACCTAGTGTTTTCTCCACTGTACCTTGA